A DNA window from Salvelinus sp. IW2-2015 linkage group LG4q.1:29, ASM291031v2, whole genome shotgun sequence contains the following coding sequences:
- the LOC139024632 gene encoding histone H1.0-like: MRGALLGLSVSLALCCCVLGWDGGVEGQDTTGVQTQVRQAGPMEHGREWEEERKDVMMDDAGTEVKEIKPKKKKSIEEVEAARAKKAAEKEAKAKKQKANKPPQSPKPTKKPKPQGTQESPRPPRHLMSAKPKATKASKINSTEGGGGEAGDQKTHLEEEEEKLLIELGWDRDVTYIYTAQKIKGTHKIHILDLE; this comes from the exons ATGAGGGGGGCATTGTTGGGTTTGTCTGTGTCTCTGGCCCTCTGTTGCTGTGTTCTAGGCTGGGATGGAGGTGTAGAGGGACAGGACACCACAGGTGTCCAGACACAGGTGAGACAGGCTGGACCTATGGAACatgggagagagtgggaggaagagagaaaggacgTTATGATGGACGACGCTGGTACGGAGGTGAAGGAGAtcaaaccaaagaagaagaaatcCATAGAGGAGGTGGAGGCAG CCAGGGCAAAGAAAGCCGCAGAGAAGGAGGCCAAAGCCAAGAAGCAGAAAGCCAACAAGCCGCCGCAAAGCCCGAAACCCACTAAAAAACCCAAGCCCCAAGGCACCCAAGAAAGCCCAAGGCCACCAAGGCACCTAATGTCAGCAAAGCCCAAAGCTACCAAGGCCTCCAAGATAAACAGCACGGAAGGAGGAGGGGGTGAAGCCGGTGACCAGAAGACCCatctggaagaggaggaggagaaactcCTGATTGAGCTGGGCTGGGACAGAGAcgttacatatatatacactgctcaaaaaataaagggaacacataaaatacacatcctagatctggaatga